The sequence CCGGTTCTTATCTTAACACAACCGTCACCACAACCGGCCATCCTCCCATGGCGATCCCGGCGTGTTTGGGTTACCATATGGAAGGAAAGGTGTGGCGAACCATGATCTATCAACGTATCTTGGCCATCTTGATTTTGTGCATTCCCGGAGCCACCGGCGTATACGGTTGGACCCTGCTCCGAGATGTCTTCTTCGACTACGTTGCCGGGGAAGGGTTCCAGTGGGGATGGTTTATTCTCGGCACGCTGCTGTTCCTGGGAGGGCTCGCCTTTGTCGGCGGATTCCTGTTTTATCGTGATGCCAAACGCAACCAGGTTCAGCCCATGCTGCTGCGCAAGAAGAAAAAAAGAAAACCGGCACCCGGCGATCAACCGGAGGCATAGCAAAACGGTTTCCATGATGGAAACCGTTTTGCTGTTGGGTTGTGCGGCAGGCGCACGCCCCGCCCGTTTGATCATATGCTGTGGGGAGCAAGCAATATCACCCTTTGAAGGAGGATTCGGATGGATTATTGGAATCCCCACCACGACCGGTTGCGAAGTGAGTTGGTCATTTTTGCCCGCACGGTCCGCCGGACCATCCGTTCCCTGTTGGGCACCGGAGACCCCGCCCCGGAAGCGATCGCCTGGATCGACAAGCTGAAACGCCTGGAACATACCGTCCGTTCCTGTTCGCCCCATCAGCTCGGGCCGCTGCGGGAGGAAGCCCGTCAAATCTGGGAGGATCTCCCCCGTTTTCATGAGAAAACAAAAACCGCCGCACTCTCCTCGGACGAAGGTTCACCCGCGGAAGAACCGGAAGCCACCGCCGAGGAACACAAGGTTCGCTTAAACCCTGTTCCCATCGGTAAACATGTCCTCCCTCCCCTTCCCTACCCCTATGACGCCCTGGAGCCTTACATCGACGCCAAAACGATGCGCCTTCACCACGATGACCATCATCGAAGCTATGTGGAAGGGTTAAACAAAGCGGAAAAGATGATGGCTCAAGCCAGACGGACCGGTGATTTCGACCTGATCAAACACTGGGAGCGAGAAGCGGCTTTTAACGGAGCCGGCCACTATCTTCACACCCTCTTTTGGGAAACCATGACTCCCAAAGGGGGCGGCAAACCGACAGGAGCTCTGGCCAGACAAATCCGGCAGGACTTCGGTAGTTTTGATGCGTTTAAAAAACATTTCTCCGCCGCCGCGGAAAAAGTGGAGGGCGGCGGTTGGGCCATTCTCGTCTGGTCCCCCCGCTCCCACCGCCTGGAGATTCTGCAAGCGGAAAAACACCAAAATCTCTCCCAGCAAGACCAAGTCCCCCTCCTCCCCCTGGACGTATGGGAACACGCTTATTATCTGAAGTATCCCAACAAACGGAAAGATTACATCGACGCCTGGTGGAACGTTGTTAATTGGCCGGCCGTCAGCCGGCGATATCGACAGGCGCGCCGTCTGTTGTGGAAACCCTATTAGGGCGTGTCTGATCAATCCGTAGGGCGACATTCCGGGTTGGTATGGCTGTCTTCGTTTCGTTGCATTTTCTCATGGAAAAAGGAATGACCAGACAGGCCTTAACCGATTCCCCTTTTCTTACAGTCATGGTAGAGTGAAAAAGAGAACACTCGAAAGAAGTGGGGGATCCGATGAACACCCGTCTGGACCACATTGTCCATTGGTTGAAGGAAAAATCGATTGACGCCGCCTTTTTCACCTCCCCATCCACCGTTTATTACCTCACCGGGTTCCACTGTCACCCCCATGAACGATTGTTGGGACTGGGAGTCGTGCCGGACAAGGAACCCTTTCTCGTCTGCCCCGGCCTGGAACGGTCCCGGGCGGAAGGAACCGGATGGAAGCATACCATACTCGATTATACCGATGCGGAAGATCCCTGGATCAAAGTGAATAGGGCGTATCAGGAACGACTAGACCGCCCCGCAACCCGGCTGGCAGTGGAAAAAGAACAGCTGTCGCTGGCCCGGGCGGAAGCCCTGCAATCGCTTTTTCCCGATGCCGCTTTCGTCAATGGAGAAAGCATTGTGAATGAGAGACGGGCGGTAAAA is a genomic window of Desmospora profundinema containing:
- a CDS encoding DUF2627 family protein, whose translation is MIYQRILAILILCIPGATGVYGWTLLRDVFFDYVAGEGFQWGWFILGTLLFLGGLAFVGGFLFYRDAKRNQVQPMLLRKKKKRKPAPGDQPEA
- a CDS encoding superoxide dismutase, producing MDYWNPHHDRLRSELVIFARTVRRTIRSLLGTGDPAPEAIAWIDKLKRLEHTVRSCSPHQLGPLREEARQIWEDLPRFHEKTKTAALSSDEGSPAEEPEATAEEHKVRLNPVPIGKHVLPPLPYPYDALEPYIDAKTMRLHHDDHHRSYVEGLNKAEKMMAQARRTGDFDLIKHWEREAAFNGAGHYLHTLFWETMTPKGGGKPTGALARQIRQDFGSFDAFKKHFSAAAEKVEGGGWAILVWSPRSHRLEILQAEKHQNLSQQDQVPLLPLDVWEHAYYLKYPNKRKDYIDAWWNVVNWPAVSRRYRQARRLLWKPY